One window of the Canis lupus baileyi chromosome 15 unlocalized genomic scaffold, mCanLup2.hap1 SUPER_15_unloc_1, whole genome shotgun sequence genome contains the following:
- the LOC140629492 gene encoding uncharacterized protein: MSSFLTIWLDYYEEDFHDPPEFPALTKLLKFTGQYVPGSVLNCRAERYLWRFINLHQAEFEGGDDTVSSDPEKHHEPPQERARAPTLGPAPPSGSQGMELVLADAAEGSAQALMPAAAYKVRHVMVRPLHPCPDPEEPPVTLGALEAERAPPPAIEVIDGPEQPPHSGEQPASDPEQHPEPPRQEPTRGRLWGLLKLLPEVIEPVPAAGAES, from the exons ATGTCCTCCTTCTTGACCATCTGGCTGGACTACTATGAGGAGGACTTCCACGATCCCCCAGAATTTCCTGCCCTGACAAAGCTGCTGAAATTCACAGGGCAGTACgtgccaggctcagtgctcaACTGTCGTGCCGAGCGCTACCTTTGGCGTTTCATAAACCTCCATCAAGCGGAGTTTGAGGGTGGAG atGATACTGTGTCTTCAGACCCTGAGAAACACCATGAACCACCCCAAGAGCGCGCCCGAGCCCCGACTCTGGGGCCTGCTCCACCTTCAGGGTCTCAGGGGATGGAGCTGGTCCTGGCCGATGCAGCTGAGGGATCGGCCCAAGCCCTGATGCCAGCTGCCGCTTACAAGGTAAGACACGTGATGGTCAGacctctccatccctgtcctGACCCGGAAGAACCACCTGTAACCTTGGGAGCGCTGGAGGCCGAACGGGCCCCACCACCGGCTATCGAGGTCATCGATGGGCCGGAGCAGCCGCCTCACTCAGGGGAGCAACCGGCTTCGGACCCCGAGCAACACCCGGAACCACCGCGGCAAGAGCCCACCCGAGGccgactgtggggcctgctgaagCTCCTGCCTGAGGTGATCGAGCCGGTCCCGGCTGCTGGTGCTGAGAGCTAG